A genomic segment from Helicobacter sp. 12S02232-10 encodes:
- the hypD gene encoding hydrogenase formation protein HypD: MNDAILIDSFRDKNTILALSKQIFQSASKLSKKLYIMEVCGGHTHTLMKYGLTGLLPENVAFVHGPGCPVCVMPKNRIDQAYEIASIEDTILLTLGDMLKVPGSKGSLQNARSEGKDVRFIYSPTQALEIARKNQDKKVVYFAIGFETTAPMTAALLKQTKNSGIKNLFFHINHVLVPPPLEAILDSRDCKINALIAPSHVSVITGAKIYRPILEKYQIPIVVSGFEPVDMMESILRLINQALQNSPKLEIQYSRIVDMEGNLKAQAMVEETMVRRENFEWRGLGNIPYSALKLKKEYEQFDAEIIFDSFLTKTPIKDNKACRCGDILKGVAKPYDCKVFGKSCTPINPMGSCMVSSEGACAAYYKYGTI, encoded by the coding sequence ATGAACGATGCCATATTGATTGATTCATTTCGAGATAAAAACACAATTTTAGCCTTATCCAAACAAATTTTTCAAAGCGCTTCAAAACTTTCTAAAAAACTCTACATTATGGAAGTTTGTGGCGGGCATACCCATACATTAATGAAATATGGGCTTACAGGCTTGCTCCCAGAAAATGTTGCATTTGTTCATGGTCCGGGGTGTCCGGTATGTGTTATGCCAAAAAACCGAATTGATCAAGCTTATGAGATCGCTTCAATCGAAGATACTATTTTATTGACACTTGGAGATATGCTTAAAGTGCCAGGCTCAAAAGGAAGTCTTCAAAATGCAAGATCAGAAGGAAAAGACGTTCGGTTTATCTATTCACCAACCCAAGCCCTTGAAATCGCACGTAAAAACCAAGATAAAAAAGTGGTTTATTTTGCAATTGGGTTTGAAACAACCGCGCCAATGACTGCAGCTTTATTAAAACAAACCAAAAATTCTGGAATTAAAAATCTCTTTTTTCATATCAATCACGTTTTAGTTCCTCCTCCACTAGAAGCAATTTTGGACTCAAGAGATTGTAAAATCAACGCACTCATAGCTCCCTCTCACGTAAGCGTTATTACAGGAGCCAAAATCTACCGCCCTATCTTGGAAAAATATCAAATTCCTATCGTTGTGAGCGGTTTTGAACCTGTGGATATGATGGAAAGCATTTTGCGTCTCATCAATCAAGCCCTTCAAAATTCTCCAAAACTAGAAATCCAATATTCTCGTATCGTTGATATGGAGGGAAATCTAAAAGCTCAAGCAATGGTAGAAGAAACAATGGTTCGAAGGGAAAATTTTGAATGGAGAGGTTTGGGTAACATTCCATATTCTGCTCTAAAACTCAAAAAAGAATACGAACAATTTGATGCTGAAATTATTTTCGATTCTTTCTTAACAAAAACCCCGATAAAAGATAACAAGGCCTGTCGTTGCGGGGATATTCTCAAAGGAGTCGCCAAACCTTATGATTGCAAGGTTTTTGGAAAATCTTGCACGCCTATAAATCCGATGGGAAGCTGTATGGTAAGCTCAGAGGGTGCGTGTGCGGCTTATTATAAATATGGCACAATATAA
- a CDS encoding HypC/HybG/HupF family hydrogenase formation chaperone, with protein MCLAIPSKIIAIDESKNSVTLETMGVQRQASLDLMDEKVEIGEYVLLHIGYVMSKINEQDALESIKLYEQMIESMDEEYVDEEYKQ; from the coding sequence ATGTGCTTGGCAATCCCCTCTAAAATCATCGCCATTGATGAAAGTAAAAACTCTGTCACGCTTGAAACAATGGGTGTGCAACGTCAAGCAAGTTTGGATTTAATGGACGAAAAAGTTGAGATAGGCGAATATGTTCTTTTACATATTGGTTATGTAATGAGCAAAATTAATGAACAAGATGCCCTAGAATCCATCAAGCTCTATGAACAAATGATAGAATCTATGGATGAAGAATATGTTGATGAGGAATATAAACAATGA
- a CDS encoding DUF2147 domain-containing protein — protein sequence MKKIMGIFILLMAMAWAGDLNGIYITHIGDSGRQSIVEFFKHNGKYYAYGFANVDGSKPKKDIHNPNPALKERFDKGTVFVYDLVRDGNTYKNGKIYNFDNGKTYYLKITLEKDDLKLRASIDKSGLMGETLIWKKLSEQEAQKYLSQKPSFQEVLKTIPKE from the coding sequence ATGAAAAAAATAATGGGGATTTTTATCTTATTGATGGCAATGGCTTGGGCAGGAGATTTAAATGGGATTTATATAACCCATATTGGAGACAGCGGGAGACAATCCATCGTCGAATTTTTCAAGCACAATGGAAAATATTATGCATATGGATTTGCCAATGTAGATGGTTCAAAACCTAAAAAAGACATTCACAATCCAAATCCTGCACTTAAAGAAAGATTTGATAAGGGGACAGTATTTGTTTATGATTTGGTTCGAGATGGAAATACCTATAAAAATGGTAAAATCTACAATTTTGACAACGGAAAAACATATTATCTCAAAATTACGCTTGAAAAAGATGATCTAAAACTTAGGGCGAGTATCGATAAAAGTGGTCTGATGGGAGAGACTTTGATTTGGAAAAAACTTTCTGAACAAGAAGCTCAAAAATACCTTTCCCAAAAACCTTCCTTCCAAGAAGTGCTTAAAACCATCCCTAAAGAATAA